The following are from one region of the Juglans regia cultivar Chandler chromosome 10, Walnut 2.0, whole genome shotgun sequence genome:
- the LOC108987088 gene encoding actin-related protein 2, with translation MDNRNVVVCDNGTGYVKCGFAGENFPTSVFPCVVGRPMLRYEESLVEQELKDIIVGGACADLRHQLDISYPVNNGIVQNWEDMGHVWDHAFFSELKIDPTECKILLTDPPLNPSKNREKMVETMFEKYNFAGVFIQIQAVLTLYAQGLLTGLVIDSGDGVTHVVPVVDGYSFPHLTKRMNVAGRHITSYLVDLLSRRGYAMNRTTDFETVREIKEKLCYISYDYKREYQLGLETTILVKNYTLPDGRIIKVGTERFQAPEALFTPELIDVEGDGMADMVFRCIQEMDIDNRMMLYQHIVLSGGSTMYPGLPSRLEKEILDRYLEVVLKGNKDGLKKLRLRIEDPPRRKHMVYLGGAVLAGIMKDAPEFWISKEDYLEEGVACLSKCGQA, from the exons ATGGACAACAGAAACGTCGTCGTCTGCGACAATGGCACCGGG TATGTCAAGTGCGGCTTTGCTGGAGAGAATTTCCCTACTTCTGTATTCCCTTGTGTGGTGGGGAGGCCTATGCTTCGGTATGAAGAATCGCTCGTGGAACAGGAGCTAAAG GATATTATTGTTGGAGGAGCTTGTGCAGACTTGCGGCATCAACTGGATATATCTTATCCTGTTAACAATGGCATCGTGCAAAACTGGGAAGATATGGGTCATGTTTGGGACCATGCCTTTTTTAGTGAATTGAAA ATTGATCCAACGGAATGCAAGATTTTACTTACAGACCCACCTCTTAATCCTTCAAAGAACCGTGAAAAAATG GTTGAAACCATGTTTGAGAAGTACAACTTTGCCGGTGTCTTTATCCAAATTCAAGCTGTTTTGACATTATATGCCCAAG GTTTGCTGACTGGATTAGTTATTGACTCTGGTGATGGTGTCACTCATGTG GTTCCAGTTGTTGATGGCTACTCTTTCCCTCATCTCACAAAGCGAATGAATGTAGCTGGCAGACATATAACATCATATCTGGTTGATTTGCTATCACGTAGAGG GTATGCAATGAATAGGACTACAGATTTTGAGACTGTTAGGGAAATCAAAGAGAAGCTCTGCTATATAAG CTATGACTACAAGAGGGAATATCAATTGGGTCTTGAGACCACCATCCTTGTTAAGAATTATACC CTGCCAGATGGAAGGATTATCAAAGTTGGTACTGAACGTTTTCAGGCTCCAGAGGCTCTTTTCACTCCA GAACTCATCGATGTTGAAGGTGATGGGATGGCAGACATGGTATTTCGGTGCATTCAGGAGATGGATATTGACAATCGAATGATG CTTTATCAGCATATAGTCTTAAGTGGAGGGAGCACCATGTATCCTGGATTACCCAGTCG TTTGGAGAAAGAAATACTGGATCGATATCTTGAAGTCGTTTTGAAGGGAAACAAAGATGGGTTGAAG AAACTGCGGTTACGGATTGAGGATCCACCACGAAGAAAGCATATGGTGTATCTAGGAGGTGCAGTCCTCGCAGGAATTATGAAA GATGCACCTGAATTTTGGATCAGCAAGGAAGATTATCTAGAAGAGGGAGTTGCTTGTCTGAGCAAGTGTGGCCAGGCATGA
- the LOC108987064 gene encoding protein decapping 5-like: MAASAAAEAPRSSTGSADSYIGSLISLTSKSEIRYEGVLFDINTEESSIGLRNVRSFGTEGRKKDGPQVPPSDKIYEYILFRGSDIKDLQVKSSPPVQTTPIHHDPAIIQSHYPHAATASTTSVPPSGTGTIPNLSANTSQMGLPRPVFQGSLPLYQPNLSLGSWGSSPPPPTTNVSGIAMPMYWQGYYGSPGFQAQPQSLVRPPPGLSVPPSMQQTMQYPAVSAPLPSVSSNLPPSSLLESPSPLLPPFSLGNLNMQSSTLPTHPSAVGSDSSTTLITNKASAQSLSTATLSTSLPLVSPLTTGLDKTAISSSVTDKPKVPSPVMPFTSTSESATTITGTSSSILNEGATPSLVTPGQLLQPVPTTVSSSRPSQTAQRDVQVVQVSSSEVSLSTAATEAQEPILPLPLPSENKLHGAPAHHHTNGGGRERGRGNGVSRPATRFTEEFDFIAMNEKFNKDEVWGDLGKSNRAQEVADYSQDEDDGGVSKHDTKPVYVKDDFFDSLSCDALDRDSRNGRTRFSEQLRKDSETFGYVPRHWGGRGGRGPGRGGRSRGGYYGRGRGYLGRGRGHSY, from the exons atgGCAGCATCAGCAGCGGCAGAAGCTCCCAGATCTTCAACTGGGTCGGCTGATTCCTATATCGGCAGCTTGATCAGCTTGACTTCCAAGTCCGAAATTCGCTATGAAGGTGTTCTCTTTGACATCAATACCGAGGAATCCAGCATCGGCTTGAGAAACG TGAGATCATTTGGAactgaaggaagaaaaaaggatGGCCCACAAGTTCCTCCAAGTGATAAAATTTATGAGTACATCCTCTTTAGAGGAAGTGACATCAAG GATTTGCAGGTCAAATCTTCCCCACCCGTTCAGACAACACCTATACACCATGATCCTGCAATTATACAG TCTCATTATCCTCATGCAGCAACTGCATCCACTACAAGTGTACCTCCTTCTGGTACTGGTACTATTCCAAATCTTAGTGCCAATACTTCACAAATGGGTCTCCCTAGGCCGGTGTTTCAAGGAAGTCTTCCCTTATATCAACCCAATCTAAGTTTAGGGTCATGGGGTTCGTCACCTCCTCCTCCAACCACAAATGTTAGTGGAATTGCTATGCCAATGTATTGGCAAGGATACTATGGGTCCCCAGGGTTTCAAGCCCAACCGCAATCTTTGGTTCGACCCCCACCTGGGTTGTCAGTGCCACCTTCCATGCAGCAGACTATGCAATATCCTGCTGTGAGTGCACCTTTACCTTCTGTATCTTCTAATTTGCCACCTTCATCTTTGTTAGAGTCACCCTCTCCCTTGTTGCCACCCTTTAGCCTTGGCAACCTAAATATGCAATCTTCCACACTTCCTACCCACCCTTCTGCAGTAGGTTCAGACTCATCTACAactttgatcacaaataaagcTTCTGCACAATCTCTTTCTACTGCTACTTTGAGCACTAGCTTGCCGTTGGTATCTCCATTGACAACTGGTTTGGATAAAACTGCCATTTCATCATCAGTCACTGACAAGCCTAAAGTCCCAAGTCCTGTGATGCCATTTACAAGTACGTCTGAATCTGCAACCACCATTACTGGAACATCAAGTTCAATTCTGAATGAGGGAGCAACACCATCTTTGGTAACCCCTGGCCAGCTCTTGCAGCCAGTACCCACCACTGTATCTTCATCCCGGCCTTCACAAACAGCTCAGAGGGACGTTCAGGTGGTGCAAGTATCCTCATCAGAAGTATCATTATCAACAGCCGCGACAGAAGCTCAAGAACCTATATTGCCTCTACCCTTGCCATCTGAAAATAAG CTACATGGAGCTCCTGCACATCATCATACTAATGGAGGAGGACGtgaaagaggaagaggaaatgGG GTTTCACGTCCTGCAACCAGATTTACGGAGGAGTTTGATTTTATAGCAATGAACGAGAAGTTCAACAAGGATGAAGTTTGGGGTGATCTTGGTAAAAGTAATAGAGCTCAAGAAGTTGCAGATTATTCACAAGATGAGGATGATGGTGGAGTATCAAAACATGATACCAAG CCTGTTTATGTGAAGGATGACTTTTTCGATTCACTGTCTTGTGATGCTCTTGATCGTGATTCACGTAATGGGAGGACCAGATTTTCTGAACAACTGAGAAAAGATTCCGAG ACATTTGGCTATGTGCCAAGGCATTGGGGTGGTCGAGGAGGCCGTGGACCTGGCCGAGGTGGCCGATCCCGCGGTGGTTATTATGGAAGGGGCCGTGGCTATCTTGGGAGGGGTCGGGGACATAGCTATTGA
- the LOC108987076 gene encoding probable transmembrane ascorbate ferrireductase 2, with the protein MAVPVVRFPIFLMIRVMGVIVTALLLTWTLHYRGGLALISDNKDLIFNVHPVLMVIGFLLLNGEAMVAYKSIPGTRSFRKLVHLTLQSLAFCLSIIGVWAALKFHNEKGIDNFYSLHSWLGLACLFLFGIQWAAGFATFWYPGGSKNSRATLLPWHVFFGFYIYALAVATATTGILEKATFLQTSGVISRYSMEAFLVNSLGVLIVVLGGFVALAVVTDAHS; encoded by the exons ATGGCGGTTCCGGTGGTGCGGTTCCCGATCTTCCTGATGATAAGGGTGATGGGCGTGATAGTCACCGCTCTGTTGCTGACCTGGACCCTCCATTACAGAGGAGGCTTAGCTCTCATTTCCGACAACAAGGACCTCATCTTCAAC GTCCATCCAGTTCTAATGGTGATCGGCTTCCTGCTATTAAATGGCGAAg CCATGGTTGCATACAAGTCAATTCCAGGAACAAGAAGCTTTAGAAAGTTAGTTCATCTAACATTACAATCCCTTGCTTTCTGTTTAAGCATCATTGGTGTATGGGCTGCTCTAAAGTTCCACAATGAAAAGGGGATTGACAATTTCTACAGCCTACATTCATGGTTGGGTCTAGCTTGCCTTTTTCTCTTTGGCATTCag TGGGCGGCTGGATTTGCAACCTTCTGGTATCCAGGTGGATCAAAAAATAGCAGAGCGACCCTGCTACCATGGCATGTATTCTTTGGGTTTTATATTTATGCCCTTGCTGTTGCTACTGCGACTACTGGTATTTTAGAAAAAGCAACATTTCTTCAAACCAGCGGGGTAATATCACGCTATTCAATGGAGGCTTTTCTGGTCAATTCTTTGGGAGTATTGATCGTTGTCCTCGGTGGTTTTGTTGCTCTTGCAGTTGTTACCGATGCGCATAGTTGA
- the LOC108987077 gene encoding cyclin-B1-2-like, with the protein MEATKTIAHEIGGIQNDALRFGLHGVKSDIVGSHPLESAYQSARSTQEEMKRKFLMNTYGSAFPLKLDLDKQILSRFQRPPGVIPSSMLGLEAVTGGLDDFGFEDYLNDPRDSETFRPLDMHHGMEVRLGLSKGPVCPSFI; encoded by the exons atggaggcaACGAAGACCATTGCGCACGAGATCGGAGGAATCCAAAACGACGCGCTCAGATTTGGACTCCATGGTGTCAAGAGCGACATCGTCGGATCTCATCCTCTTGAATCCGCTTACCAATCT GCAAGGAGCACACAGGAAGAGATGAAGAGGAAGTTCTTGATGAACACATACGGAAGTGCGTTTCCCCTGAAGTTGGATCTTGACAAGCAAATTCTTTCTCG GTTTCAGAGGCCTCCTGGAGTAATTCCATCTTCAATGTTGGGTTTGGAGGCTGTTACTGGTGGCTTGGATGATTTTGGTTTTGAGGATTATCTGAATG ACCCTCGTGACTCGGAGACTTTCCGGCCTCTGGACATGCATCATGGAATGGAAGTTCGTCTTGGTCTGTCTAAGGGACCAGTCTGCCCAAGTTTCATATGA